The genomic region TGGATAGCAATCAAGATTTCAGCTGGAGCCAGAGGAGGACCAGACTGGGATGATCCCTGTGCAAGGTTGATTAAAGATGAAGCAACGAATAATAGAAGTACTTCGCAAGCATATTAATAGCAAAATTTACATGTGAAAACATCTGAAGGATTAAAAATGTATGTCTCTAGATTGGGTGAGCAAGTCTCATGTCTGTAGAGAAACATGTGCgaataaatgaaaagaaagaaaacatcaTGAACATGTCAAGGaatacaacaacaaagccttttcacactaagtggggtcggctatatgaatcctagaaagccattgcgctcggttctgtGGAACACGTCAAAGAATGATGCATAAAATTTGTAACAAAGGAAATTGAAATATCTGATAGCATGCACATTCACGAATGGAATTAATACTGATAATAGGGTCTTACAAATAATTTATCGCAAAGTGGGGCATGGGAAGCAATAGTATAAAAGATTTGAGGTCACAATTGTATCAGAAAATGACAAGGACCATTGAAAGATTATGGCATTATCTTCTCATATTGTCTGTAATAACTAATGACCCATACGAAACAGAACAGTCTTACACTTAGAATTCTTAAATTGCCAAGAGTTAACAAGGAAACATAGATACCTGTAGTATGCGAGCTAGTGCTGCTTGGAACTTATCCAGTTGAAGATTCATAAGTTGGGGAAATATAAGCAAAACCTATAAAAAAGAAAGCTTATTAGATCATTAAcaccaaaataataaagagCCAACTGACTTAAAATCGGTATAAACATTCGAAGTCTAAAGAATCAAATGCAAGTAACAAGAGCTGGAAAGGTTCATCCATAATATACCAAGTACAAGATAGCAAATTGTGTTTAAAGAACTAAGATCTACTATTATGCCAGTTATTTGGATTGTGGATAGAGAGAAATAACATAACCTTAGATGATGAGTAAGTTAATTTCTACGGGAGAGAAGCATGTTATTGGCACCTTTATGGGCATCAACGCCAAAGCATTTTATAGTAtattcctttaatttaattgataTTCATTGACAAGAGTTAAGATTCATGAATAAATTTGTAATCGCTTTCTTGTAGCTTCAGGATTATTTCTATCATACACAGAAACCTTGTTTGTCTCTTCCAGTCCATTTATCTTTCCTATCAATATTAACCCAAGAAGAAAAACGGTTTACGCTATATCAAAAGAGCACAAAATGTAGTTGATGGAACAGTGTAGTACCCTCAGCCACTCTGAAATATTATAACAAGAAAGGCATGTGACAagaaacacaaacacacacatcaCATAGTAGTGCTATTATGAAAAGACAGTGAAAGGGATGGAACCTCATCTTTCGGCAGAAAGGGTAAAATTGGAATAAGAATCTCTATATCCTGTAATCATTCATAAACAACAATATATAAGCTAATtttccaaagaaaaaaataaaccaaatatAAGCTAACAGTGTCATTTAATTTCAACTGtaaaaaataaaccaaatatAAGCTAACAGTGTCATTTAATTTCAACTGTCATATAGAAATGACAAATGTACCTTCAGTTTTGAATCATATAGCTTTCTGACGGTAAAAATCAGTTCTTGAGAGGGAACTGTTCCATCCGTCAGGGTATGTAAAACCTGATTCCATTAAACATAAGAGAGGATTATAGATGTTATTTGTTATTGGATGGTGCTGACAAAACTGTAAGTTGTTATTACAAACCTGCATCAGGAGGTTCTCGCTTCCAGTTGGAGGATCAGAAATAATTTCAAGAAGATTTGGTGATGATCCCATAGTACGTACAAGTATTGGAATTTGGCGTTGAACCGCCTGCACTGCACCATATAACTGATGAGAAGAAAAACCTCCTCATGGGGAAGGAATAGCAAGCCCTATGCTAATTTCTAcatcaatataaaattaaaaagaactaAACCTGCTTGACGGCCTTTGATGCGCTTCCGTAAACAACAAATATTTGGCGAAAAAGGGAATGCTTCTGCCATTGAGGTTTTACCAATCATGTTAActtcaataaaaataatattgaatattttaataattaattaatggaCATTAAAAGCAACTCAGCGTTTGATTATAAGATAAAGTAACACCTTTGTACAAAGAGCAAAATACAATGACAAACACCGCTGGGCCTCAGCAATTGAGAGGGATGACACATTTTGAGAACTGCATGACTGATGATTATCAGAGGAGATATCTTTACTGTTAACACTCACTGATGGAGGTTCATTGGAATGTTTTCCTGAATCAGAATCCTGAGGGAAAACCACTTAAATGTTAACTCTCTGATTCATATCaacaatacaaaatatatttgatAGAAACCCCACATTGACAATGCAAAGATTAGAACCTTCTGTAATTCATTTTTCGATCCTTCAGCATCTATCTTTTCAGTTGCATCACAACTTTTTAGAGAAAGCAACTTTTCAATAGCGAAATCTTCTATCCGTTGGGCAATAAATGACAAAGGATAAAGCTTGTTTGCAACCTGTTAGACAAAGCAACCCATGCAAACAAAGTTAGAACCATACAGTTAATTTGTTGAGCTAATAGCAAGTTGCGAATAAGTACCAGACGTATAGCCTTCATGCGCACTTCCTCCAGATGATGGACTGCACTCTTCCAGAGGAAAAATAGAACAAAGTCagatgaaataaagaaaaaagaaaaattctttAACACCGAACGGTATAGAGGAATTTCAGAAATGGGAGTAACGTATGTAGGGATAAAAGAAAGAACCTGTAAAGCAATTTTTAAGCATGGATCTCGGAGAGGAGGCCTTAGCAAAATCAGGCTCCAGACAATGCTAAGACCTTGAGTCACTCGATCCCCACCTTGTGTTTCCTTCTCAGTTTTGTCGCAGTTTCCAGGTGAGCACATGCACTCCAAGAATTTCAAAACTGAATCTGGTAAATAAGGAACCTCACCAAGCAATCTGCTTAATGATTTGTCCGATGGTGGAAAAGAATCTCTAAGTGTATCCACCTGCAATAAAATGAAAGATATTATAAAATGGTCTTCGatatttgtaaagaaaaaagATGGTTAATAATATAGAAATAAAAGCACACCGCAGTTGAAAGGAACATTTCATATACAGAAGTAGCGGTTGTCGAAGAAAAGAAATCGCGTTCCTCTTCTGCCTCTCCAAATAACCTGTATAGGACACGCAATGTCAACTCGTGTCCCTGAAGAGATCCCAGAGTCACTGTCAGTTATTATATATGTCAGAGAATCACAAGAACACATAGTTAAACAACTACCATCCTTTTTCTTTAACAACTAATAtctattaataatttaatacctattaaaacatatttggatGAGTATCTGCAACAGAAATGAATTTCATCCCAGTATCCATAAAATACAGTAATTTATTACAGATGGTACTATTCCAAGAACGTGAGACACTTTGCACTAACATCTGGTAATGTTACCAGGTATATAGTTCTTAAAATTTCTACAATCGAAACACATAACTGAAATGGAAGCCATCTAAATTCCAATACATACCTGAGTAACATGCATCTATTCAAAGGGAATTATTAACTCCACTCTTCAAACaatcaaaaaatttcaaacttccaTAAAACAGATCATCGCTTTCTACACAGCAATTGTATGTCATGCTCACATATCACCACCCATTGTatccaaaagactcaaactgaGTTTTCAATTGTAATAAACCAAAAGTGCATTCTTGTATATATCAAATTAACATGATAGAGAAAAAAATACAACTATATCAAATCACCAAAACCCGTTCACATACCTCATTATTCGTATAATCTGCCAAGATATGCTTCTGCAGCAGTTTCCATGGGTCTAACTCCAAAGGGAACTACAAAGATAAATCAAATTTTGGTTCTGTAAGAAACCACAGCATTGAGAAAGTTTGCAtcgaaataaagaaaatgacatCATACAGTTAGCCTCCACTAAGAATGCCTAGATTCAGCCCCTACCCCTAgcaccaaaaacaaagaaagaaaaaactaaaaggggcttaagaataaaataaacaaatatctGAAAAAACAATAACTAGGATTGAAACAAGGAACTACAATTACAGCCGGCACAAATTACAATTAGCCACATATAAGAAGCTTGAATTACTACCTCAACTCCTAAACTTATAAGGAGAGAACATCGTATTTGGGAACCTCCTGCAACGGCTATTTGCTTATATGCCTCGATGATGCGAGTAAAAGCCAACTGCTGCAACTGATCCTTCTCTTCATCAGAAAGGATAACAACCGGTGCCGACATCTTGGGCAGGACAAGATGAGAGGACAACCCAACTGAAGTTGCTGTCGACGAAAGCAGGCTGACATCTGCAACAGCTGTTCGTGGACTAAGCTCCTCAGACTTATCCGTTGATAGTGATGGAAGTATATTAAGTGGAGTCCTTTGACCCATACTGGTAACTTGCTCTTGGCTTGCATTTTCTACCTTAACACTGGTAACTTGCTCTTGGCTTGCATCTTCTAAGGTTGATGAGGATGCAATGATGGGTTCTGATCCACTATTACAAGCAGAATCCAGTCCAGGTATTTCACTCTCAAGATATTCCATATCATGATCAGATGGAAGTGATGGGCAACCATGCTCCATTTCAGATGAAGCTGGTAAACCCATAGGTAAGATGGCAGGTTCATCTCCAAAAACATAATCCATGCCGGTAGATGCAACACCGCTATCAACTACATCTGGTACCTGTTCTTCCTCCTGTTCGGATTTCTGCAATTACCATAAACATTGcaattcaagaaaaatatggggAAAAAGGGGGTGAAAACCAAAATGAGAATAGAAAACTGTACCACTATATCATTGGACACTGACTGATGAGCATCTAGGAGTGCAGCTATAGGAGGGAAagtacttgtaagtgaaagaacATCAGCAATAAATGATGGTGGATATTTAACTCGAGAATCACCGCCGACTATATGCATGTTCATCAGAGATTCATCTCCTTCATCTCCAAGAAGATTGGGTGGAAGGTTGCACATATTAGCCATCACTACTTCTGCTAGCAAGTCAGCAGAGATACTTGAGATAAGAATTTCCAAAGAACCAACAGCTTTTTCACCTTGAGCAACCAATGCGCCAAACATAGCAACAAGTTGCTGCACAGGTCCACTATCACCGTCTCCTCTAGAAGTGGTAGTTCCACTTGAAGAAACATCATCTTGAGACGCAGAAACATTCCTTCCTACCTCTTTAGCCGAATCCCCAGAGAAACTAGATGTCGATTTGGCACGCTTTCCTGATACATCTTGATCCACTGCAATATCACTACTATCAAGTGCTCCTAACCGTTTCTTCCCAAAACTACTTTGCACAGCATTAGATATTGTAATAGTGGGCTTCTCTTCCTGCAAAACATTAAGCTCGTGCTCAAGACGCTTCAAGATACATGTATGCCAATGGCCCAATGTGTACTTTTGCAAGAGCATCCACTTTTTGTATCTCTACAGATCTAATGTAATATAAAATAGGAAGGATACCTTAGTAACTAGAGAATCATCTAGCCCGTCTTCCACACTTCCATTAATCTTGCATTCTTGCTGGGTGGCTAGCTCTACCAACCCTCCAGCTTGCATCTTTCTCAACGCACCAACCAAACGATCCCGCCACTGCAGAATGCAAACTCCATTATTCAGATTCTTTATACTAAAGCAAATTACACAAAAGAGAAACCAgattaaagaaaacaaacagtATGGTATTTCAACAGATAATGAGAataataaaacttttttttttttttttctgaaaagaaaTCAATGTTTTCAAAGCTATCAGTATTTCCAAAGGTATCAATGTTTTCAAAGCTGAAGACAGGCAACGAATTTCGTGGAATTCTTCACGTATATAAAAAAACTGGAGTTCTAATTATATTCTTTCAACCTTTACTGAAAGAGTTTGTCTGACAATTCCTTTAGGTTGGAAATCTTTTGGGTAAACACTAATTGATATTCACTATCACTGATCCATTGCTAGACTAAATAAGATGGTGATAGAAAGCTTTTCCCTCTTTTGTTATAAAATGTTGAACATACACGTGCAAACCGTTCATATCAATCTTCTAAAAAGCTAAAGTTTTATAGAGTAAGGCCCTGTTTGTTACACCTCCTTAAGAGGGACAGGCTTAAATAACAGTCCTATGTTTCGTATGGTCAAGGACTGCAATAATGAGACTAACATGGATTAAGATAGGCTTTGCGCCTCGCTAAACCCCATCATCTAATCTTGAGCCGAAGCTTGGTATTAAAAAGTACTAGCTAGAAAGGAGGCCGATGGCCTCACCCCACCACTTCCCTGCATGCATCTTGCTTTTTTCTCCCTTCATCCCTCTCTCAATCCCCGCCTTTCTCTCCCATTCTCTCTTTGAACCGACAACAAACCTCTTGGCTCCAAATCTGGGTCAACCTTGCGCAGGCCTCCAGCTGTAGACAGGTTGGACTGATTGGCGAGGAGATTTAGGTCCAGATCTGGTGGGCGATTTTAGTAGGGTGTTCCAGTAGACTCTGGTTTTGGTTGATTGAACAAAGGAAACAAGTTAAACAGAACTTGTCGCAGAGTGAGGCACTGCAACGTGCGATGGTAGTTGTTCCAGTGTATTTCTTATCTTCAGAAAGCTCTGTACTTGCACCCAAATACCATCAAGAATTTCACCTAAGCTGAAACTCAAGAACACCCCGatcctctctctatctctctctctctctctctctctcgtggaTATGGACTCCCCCAACCCAAATCAACCACCACCAACCCACCACCACAAATACCTACAAAGAACGATGGAGAAGACAAATGTAAAACCAATTACCAGATAGGTTTCCAAACTAGAATTCCTATGGATATTTTGTACCGAGTTACCAAACAGTCTCTGAAATGGAATAGAACAATTGGTTTCCAATGATCGATAGCAGCTCCACCGAATGGGACATGCAAAGGGAAAATTCTATGGGGTTTATCTACAATCCACTGTCAGACAGTGCGCATTCAATAACAATATCATGGCAGGCACATTTTCATGTTTTGTAGAAAGTTCTTCAATTGTAACAACATCCTTACTGAAAGAGAGAGCACctatcatttgtcaaaacaatTATTCCTTTACACACTGGAACCTAATGATCTTCAGAGCCACATGTTATCAAGCATTTTTGAGCAATCATTCATTAACTTTCACTGCCTTATTCAAAAGTAACTGGTACCACAACCACAGGTAtatcaagaacattttacatAACAAAAGTCTTAAGGATTTAGTATA from Pyrus communis chromosome 9, drPyrComm1.1, whole genome shotgun sequence harbors:
- the LOC137744107 gene encoding uncharacterized protein is translated as MVGMMMTANSHERLAGLMDSAIFAADIPSKLDRLRQSKQDLVRQQDPDLLSELLPRFFELLSDRFSPVRKFATEMLGEIGFMHVELLPDIVPSLIDVLSDETPAVARQAITSGSNLFRCVLEKVSIQGLHASELDSSLESAWACVLKLKDEIYSIAFRPGSGGVRLRALKFVESVILLYTPDPNGSPGPPAHEGDLVEFNVSWLRGGHPLLNVGDLSIEASKSLGLLLDQLRFPTVKSLGNLVIVVLINSLSAIAKKRPAFYGRILPVLLGFDPSSTVINGVHVSGPRHALKNAFLTCLKCTHQGAAPWRDRLVGALRKMQAGGLVELATQQECKINGSVEDGLDDSLVTKEEKPTITISNAVQSSFGKKRLGALDSSDIAVDQDVSGKRAKSTSSFSGDSAKEVGRNVSASQDDVSSSGTTTSRGDGDSGPVQQLVAMFGALVAQGEKAVGSLEILISSISADLLAEVVMANMCNLPPNLLGDEGDESLMNMHIVGGDSRVKYPPSFIADVLSLTSTFPPIAALLDAHQSVSNDIVKSEQEEEQVPDVVDSGVASTGMDYVFGDEPAILPMGLPASSEMEHGCPSLPSDHDMEYLESEIPGLDSACNSGSEPIIASSSTLEDASQEQVTSVKVENASQEQVTSMGQRTPLNILPSLSTDKSEELSPRTAVADVSLLSSTATSVGLSSHLVLPKMSAPVVILSDEEKDQLQQLAFTRIIEAYKQIAVAGGSQIRCSLLISLGVEFPLELDPWKLLQKHILADYTNNEGHELTLRVLYRLFGEAEEERDFFSSTTATSVYEMFLSTAVDTLRDSFPPSDKSLSRLLGEVPYLPDSVLKFLECMCSPGNCDKTEKETQGGDRVTQGLSIVWSLILLRPPLRDPCLKIALQSAVHHLEEVRMKAIRLVANKLYPLSFIAQRIEDFAIEKLLSLKSCDATEKIDAEGSKNELQKDSDSGKHSNEPPSVSVNSKDISSDNHQSCSSQNVSSLSIAEAQRCLSLYFALCTKKHSLFRQIFVVYGSASKAVKQAVQRQIPILVRTMGSSPNLLEIISDPPTGSENLLMQVLHTLTDGTVPSQELIFTVRKLYDSKLKDIEILIPILPFLPKDEVLLIFPQLMNLQLDKFQAALARILQGSSQSGPPLAPAEILIAIHGIDPDRDGIPLKKVTDACNACFEQRQIFTQQVLAKVLNQLVEQIPLPLLFMRTVLQAIGAFPALVDFIMEILSRLVSKQIWKYPKLWVGFLKCTFLTKPQSFAVLLQLPPAQLENALKRTAALKGPLVAHASQPDIRSSLPRSILVVLGIVSDSPAQTSQSQAVAQTSQSQATAQTSQSQAAAQTSQSQAAAQTSQSQAAAHTSQSQAEAHTSQSQAEAYTSQSQAEAQTSQSKPEAQTGQSQAEAQSSQSQAGDASNSENDAVTEKPKESSSAS